In Methanoregula formicica SMSP, the DNA window CCCATCGCGTCCTCGCGGATATCGTCCACGTGGCCTTTGAGCTCCTTTTTTACAATCGCAAATACGCTGCCTTCACTGCCCGACACACCGTGGGCATTGGATAATTTTGCTAACAGTTCCCTGACCATGGTATCACTTCACAAGGTTTCCAATCCGCTCAAGTGCTGTCATAATATTCTGCCGCGATGTGGCATAACTGAACCGGGTGTATTCCGGGGCATTGGCACCGAACGCCGTGCCGGGTACCACAATAACACCGGCTTCGATAATCTTCTCTGTGAGGGCGGGTTTCATCGGGACGAACGTGTAGAACGCCCCCTCGGGCTTCGGGAAATCAAAACCAAGACTTTTCAGTCCGCCCCAGATGAGGTCGCGCCGTGCCTCATACTCGTCCCGCATGACTTTCACTGCGCTCTGGTCTCCTTCATACGCAGCCACTGCCGCGTACTGGGCGATTGAGGTGGCGCAGGCCTGGCAGTACTGGTGGACCTTCAGGCATTGCCCGATGATCTCGGGAGATGCCGCAAGATACCCGATACGCCATCCGGTCATCGCGTAGGTCTTGCTCGTGGCATTGATGGTGATCACATTATCACCGAACTGCGCTGCGCTCACGTGCTTCTTGCCATAGATGAAATGCTCGTACACTTCATCGGAGATGATGGTGACTCCCTTGTCTGCTGCGCACTCGACAAGGGCCCGGATCGACTCCTCGCTCTCAACCGCGCCGGTCGGGTTGCCGGGTGAGTTGATGACCATGAGCTTTGCCCCGGCCATCAGCTTCTTTGCCGCCTCGACATCGATATGGAGCGTTTTTGTCAGCGGCACGCTGACCGGTTTTCCGCCGGCAATGGTGGCAAGCGAGGAGTACGACACAAAACCCGGGTCAGGGCAGAGGACGCGATCACCGGGGTTCAGCATGGCCTGCATGACAATGTGGAGTGCCTCGCTCGCACCGGCCGTGACAATCAGCTGGTCAGGATGGTACTTGATCCCGTTCTCGTTTTTGAACTTTTTACTGATAGCGGTACGGAGTTCCGGCAGGCCGTTGTTCGTAGTATAGCCGGTTTTTCCATCCTGGATTGCTTTGATTGCAGCATCCTTGATATGCTGCGGGGTGTCGAAGTCCGGCTGGCCGAGGCCTAAGTTGATCGATCCCGGGCCTGCAGCTTCGAAGATCTTTCGGATGCCGGAGATCTCGATTCCGGCAACCCGTTCTGAAAATTTCATGGTCATGGTTTTCCTCATTCGATGTTCGTGTGGCGGTTCTTGAGCGAAGACTCGTCGGTCTTTGTAATCTCCATGAGCCGGGAAATGACGGCATCGGCAAAGATCATGGACGCAGTCTCAAAGAGTGTGCCAAGCGGGGCAAACGACTTGTGCTCTCCCATCATCTGGCGGATCTCAAATTCCACGGCATCGTCAGTCACTGCATCGCGCTGGTGTTCGATGACGACATTGCAGTCGGAGATCCTGCCAATCCGTGAATCCGCATTGGAGGTGATGAGACAGATGTGCGCCCCAATCTCCTTTGCCGTCTCCGCGATATCCGCCACGGTCTTGGTCCTGCCGGATCCGGAGAAGATCACGATCAGGTCTCCCCCGGAGAGCGCCGGGGTGATGGTCTCTCCGACCACGTAGGCCTGCATACCGAGGTGCATCAGCCGCATGGCAAATGCCTTCGCTACAAGTCCCGAGCGCCCGGCGCCGATCACGTATACCCGCTTTGCCTTGAGGATCTCTTCGAGGAATTTTTCGACATCGTCATCGGAGATGGTGTTGGTAATCTTCCGGATCTTCGATGCCATCAAGAGCATCATCTCCTGAACCCTGTGGCGCTCCATGGTTTTCTCCAGAAATGATGCATCTACAAAGCAGATGAGGATTTCTACAGAGCGAGCCCGTTGCGTAACATAGGTCCACGGGGATAGATCTATATGGGATGTTCATACAATCTTGACTGTGATATCCCCGCTCGTCAAATGCTCGCCATTCATCAAGTGGGCCGGTGGCAAGCGGCAGCTGCTTGTAGAGCTGGACTGCCGCCTCCCGGAATTTTGGGATACCTATTACGAACCGTTTGTCGGGGGCGGTGCACTGCTCGTCCACCTTGAGAACAAGGGGCTCTTAAAAAAAGCGGTCATCTCCGACCTCAACAGCGAACTCATCAACCTGTACCGGGTTGTTCAGGACACCCCGGGAGCTCTCATCACGGCGCTCGCAAACGAGGATTTCCAGAATAATGAGGCCTCATATAAGAAGCACAAAGAGCGGTTCAATGCACTGATCGGCAGCAGGAACCATTCTCTCGAAAGGGCTGCCTTGCTCATCTTCCTCAACAAGCACGGGTTCAACGGGCTCTGGCGGGTGAACCGGAAGGGTAAGTTCAACGTCCCGTTTGGCAGTTACACGAAGCGTTCCATCCCCTCGGACACGAGCATCCTCAAGTTCTCTGCCATGCTTGAGAAGGTGAAGGTTGAGAACCGCGACTTTGCATTGGCCGTGAAGACCGCAAAGAAGGGAGACTTCATCTATTTCGATCCCCCCTACCAGCCGCTCTCGAAGACGGCAAACTTCACGGACTATAACTCCCACGGGTTTCCGTTCACTGAGCAGGAGCGCCTCGCCCGGTTATTCCGCCGGCTCACAAAGAAGGGGGTCTGCATCATGCTCAGCAACTCCAAGGTGCCGGAGATCGAGGAACTGTATGCTGATTTCCATATTGAGTCGGTGAATGCCAAGCGTTTCATCAACTGCAATGGCGAACGGAGACGGGGGATCCAGGAGATCATTGTCACGAACTATGCCTTTGATAAGAAATGACTGAACTCTATGCCGTAAAATTGAGATCCACAATTTCTTTTTTATGCTATGCAGAAATGCCATGCAAATAATGAGGGTTATTAGCAGGTTCTGTCACAACATGGTCGTTGTGCAAACCGGTCCCTGACCGGCAACAGCACGGTGCAGACAACGCTGGTAAGAAAACGGGAAGATACCGGAAATTGCCCCAAAAGATATCCCGGGTTGTGTTCCTCGTGATCCGGCTGATTCCTGGAGAAGAAGATCTTCCGGGCCCGGATCACCCTCATGCGCGACAACCCGTCCGCAGCATACCCGTCAGTAAGTACCAGTGTGAATACGAAAGATATGGAGGTGACGCCTGAGAAACCGGTCAAACGTGGTTGAGCAGAGACAAAGGAGATAAGATTGGTGTCTCCCGCTTCCAATGCACAATGCCCCCACTCCCCATTAACCTTACAATACCGTTTTTCGCCTCAGGCAATCCGGCCCGTCTGCGGGGGCGGGCTGGAAATGCCCTTTATTAGTTGTCTGGTACACCGGCTCTTTCCGGATAGTATCCAGATCAACAATCAGTCGGTTTTTCCCGCGTGATATTCTTCTATCTGGCCAAAAGCAGTCAGCTTCCCGTTCTCGATAACCGAGACGGCCCCGTGTCCGCCGCAGATGAGGCAGCGCTGGCCGGATGATGCCAGGGCCTTGTCAGTCTCTTCTGCAAGGGCCATCAGCGCAACACGCTCCTGTTTAGCCCGGTCGCTGTCCACGTTGACCGAGGTGACCAGGAATGCGGCAAGGGAACTGTAATCCGCCCGGGCCTTGGTCAGGCTTCCGAAATTGATGACACTGTCCGCTGCGAAGATCAAACCATGATCCCGGGAATAGAGGAATACCTGCCCGAAGGTGTGTCCCCCTAAACCGTCAAGCACGTCCAGATGCAGCGGGCCGATGGATACCGTCCCGATGACAGGAAAGATACCCTGCTTCTCTCGTTCGGGCTCGCCGAAACAGTGGATATCTTCTGGCACCTGGAACCGCGAAAAGAGGTTGATCATCCTGGTATAAAACGC includes these proteins:
- the hxlB gene encoding 6-phospho-3-hexuloisomerase, giving the protein MERHRVQEMMLLMASKIRKITNTISDDDVEKFLEEILKAKRVYVIGAGRSGLVAKAFAMRLMHLGMQAYVVGETITPALSGGDLIVIFSGSGRTKTVADIAETAKEIGAHICLITSNADSRIGRISDCNVVIEHQRDAVTDDAVEFEIRQMMGEHKSFAPLGTLFETASMIFADAVISRLMEITKTDESSLKNRHTNIE
- a CDS encoding DNA adenine methylase, which gives rise to MISPLVKCSPFIKWAGGKRQLLVELDCRLPEFWDTYYEPFVGGGALLVHLENKGLLKKAVISDLNSELINLYRVVQDTPGALITALANEDFQNNEASYKKHKERFNALIGSRNHSLERAALLIFLNKHGFNGLWRVNRKGKFNVPFGSYTKRSIPSDTSILKFSAMLEKVKVENRDFALAVKTAKKGDFIYFDPPYQPLSKTANFTDYNSHGFPFTEQERLARLFRRLTKKGVCIMLSNSKVPEIEELYADFHIESVNAKRFINCNGERRRGIQEIIVTNYAFDKK
- a CDS encoding pyridoxal phosphate-dependent aminotransferase translates to MTMKFSERVAGIEISGIRKIFEAAGPGSINLGLGQPDFDTPQHIKDAAIKAIQDGKTGYTTNNGLPELRTAISKKFKNENGIKYHPDQLIVTAGASEALHIVMQAMLNPGDRVLCPDPGFVSYSSLATIAGGKPVSVPLTKTLHIDVEAAKKLMAGAKLMVINSPGNPTGAVESEESIRALVECAADKGVTIISDEVYEHFIYGKKHVSAAQFGDNVITINATSKTYAMTGWRIGYLAASPEIIGQCLKVHQYCQACATSIAQYAAVAAYEGDQSAVKVMRDEYEARRDLIWGGLKSLGFDFPKPEGAFYTFVPMKPALTEKIIEAGVIVVPGTAFGANAPEYTRFSYATSRQNIMTALERIGNLVK